One genomic window of Cinclus cinclus chromosome 6, bCinCin1.1, whole genome shotgun sequence includes the following:
- the IFTAP gene encoding intraflagellar transport-associated protein, which yields MTMGEQLLKSSILDQFINSHEQSYEEFLSTFTYLLKEKEEETIQGSKVDSLRKKCSTSELPNRSKQDGLPERSKEMWVSFPPRMPNENETVMSESSTAGASDGSNLSLSERVKVDKSLHLEDVDTDEETCNAGSLVLPGEVEETVTCCTPFFDKPIQPKFRALSVPQPSDSKAQELLGDDVQPFSLDEEFDYDNVALTPKFSEAELKAILELSEEKTGTDAKSARAED from the exons ATGACCATGGGAGAACAACTGTTAAAGAGCAGCATCCTCGATCAATTTATTAATAGCCATGAGCAGTCATATGAAGAGTTTCTAAGTACATTCACATATCTTTTGAAAG agaaagaggaagagacaATTCAGGGAAGTAAAGTAGActccttaagaaaaaaatgttctacTTCTGAATTACCAAACAGAAGTAAACAGGATGGCTTACctgaaagaagcaaagaaatgtgGGTGTCATTTCCACCACGGATGCCAAATGAGAATGAG ACAGTGATGAGTGAGAGCTCAACAGCTGGTGCCTCTGATGGAAGTAATCTCAGTCTGTCTGAAAGAGTGAAG GTGGACAAATCCTTACACTTGGAAGATGTAGACACTGATGAAGAGACATGCAATG CAGGGTCATTAGTTCTCCCAGGAGAGGTGGAAGAGACAGTGACTTGCTGTACACCCTTCTTTGATAAGCCCATTCAGCCGAAGTTCAGAGCCCTCTCAGTTCCCCAGCCATCAGACAGCAAAGCCCAAGAG CTCCTGGGTGATGATGTTCAACCATTCTCACTTGATGAAGAATTTGATTATGACAATGTGGCACTGACCCCTAAGTTCTCTGAAGCTGAGCTGAAGGCCATTTTAGAGTTGTCTGAAGAGAAAACAGGCACAGATGCCAAATCAGCACGAGCTGAAGACTGA